From the genome of Candidatus Kryptobacter tengchongensis, one region includes:
- a CDS encoding phosphoribosylformylglycinamidine synthase has translation MIKARIIVRLKDTILDPQGKTIHHALKTLGYNEVEGLRTGKFFEVSLNIDEEEKAKEVIDEICRKILANPVTEEYNFTLEKIKS, from the coding sequence ATGATTAAAGCAAGGATCATAGTTAGGTTAAAAGACACAATACTTGATCCGCAAGGGAAGACAATACATCACGCTCTTAAAACGCTTGGCTATAATGAGGTTGAAGGTTTGAGGACGGGGAAATTTTTTGAGGTGAGTTTAAATATTGATGAAGAAGAAAAGGCAAAAGAAGTTATTGATGAAATCTGCAGGAAAATCCTTGCAAATCCCGTGACTGAGGAATATAATTTCACTTTGGAAAAAATTAAATCATAA
- a CDS encoding spermidine/putrescine transport system permease protein, with protein MKTRVYHLFIIPSAMVLVFFFLFPLLIMFYYSFLQRGVYGGFEPIENVKEYILSLVWLKNYIRVFDSLYIPIYIRSLYIALMTTIICLLVGYPVAYYIAMKVKPEHKIFYLFLIIVPLWTSFLIRTYAWILILRDEGLINLFLIKIGLIEKPLPLLYNEFSVLLGLVYGELPFMILPIYSSLEKIDISLIEASKDLGADEFGTLKRVILPLTLPGVIVGVVIVFIPTLGSFIVSDLLGGAKSMLVGNLIQNQFIVARDKPFGSAIAFVLSSFVLALLYVYRKFLGGKIDVL; from the coding sequence GTGAAGACAAGAGTTTATCATCTTTTTATCATACCGTCTGCTATGGTTCTTGTTTTTTTCTTCCTTTTCCCACTTTTGATAATGTTTTATTATAGCTTCCTCCAGCGTGGAGTTTATGGCGGATTTGAACCAATTGAAAATGTTAAGGAATATATACTCTCGCTTGTATGGCTTAAAAATTATATTCGTGTTTTTGATTCACTTTATATACCAATTTACATTCGTTCCCTTTATATCGCTTTGATGACAACGATTATCTGCCTGTTGGTTGGATATCCAGTTGCGTATTACATTGCTATGAAAGTTAAACCAGAACATAAAATTTTCTATCTTTTTCTCATAATTGTCCCTCTATGGACAAGTTTTTTGATACGAACTTATGCATGGATTTTAATTTTGCGTGATGAGGGATTGATAAATTTGTTTTTGATTAAAATTGGCTTGATAGAAAAACCTTTGCCTTTGCTTTATAATGAGTTTTCAGTTTTACTTGGTCTTGTTTATGGTGAGCTTCCATTTATGATTTTGCCGATTTATTCATCACTTGAAAAAATTGATATCAGCCTGATTGAGGCATCAAAAGATCTTGGTGCTGACGAATTTGGAACTTTAAAACGGGTGATTTTGCCTCTAACATTACCAGGTGTGATAGTTGGAGTTGTGATTGTTTTCATCCCAACGCTTGGCTCATTTATAGTTTCTGATTTGCTCGGTGGGGCAAAAAGTATGCTTGTGGGAAATTTGATTCAAAATCAGTTCATCGTGGCGAGAGATAAACCATTTGGCTCTGCGATTGCGTTTGTGTTAAGTTCGTTTGTTTTGGCTTTGCTTTATGTTTACAGAAAATTTTTAGGCGGGAAAATTGATGTTTTATGA
- a CDS encoding spermidine/putrescine transport system ATP-binding protein has product MEKFASSSGQALIEIQGISKSFGTVKVLNNIWLSIKKGEFFSLLGPSGCGKTTLLRIIAGFENPDSGRIIIDGVDYTYVPPYKRPVNMVFQNYALFPHMNVFENVAFGLRYQNLDRDEIKKRVFEILDLVQLTGLENRKPSELSGGQKQRVALARALVLKPKVLLLDEPLNALDPKLRKEMQIELKKLQHNVGITFIFVTHDQEEALSISDRIAVINAGKIEQVGTGYEIFERPRTEFVANFMGARNLFTGILHKLNKHVFEVELPNLVRFRISGGESLKLNKSEFKFIVRPEKILIRKTPVKNNSFVSVPAIVESKLYYGASTSWVLKANGFMIFVEEQNKNVKFKNEFYPGEEVYAVWEKRNIVFLEPA; this is encoded by the coding sequence ATGGAGAAGTTTGCTTCATCTTCAGGACAAGCCCTGATTGAAATTCAGGGCATAAGTAAATCTTTTGGAACTGTTAAGGTTCTTAACAATATCTGGCTTTCAATAAAGAAAGGGGAATTTTTCTCACTCCTCGGTCCAAGTGGGTGTGGAAAGACAACCCTCCTAAGAATCATTGCTGGATTTGAAAATCCTGATTCGGGCAGGATTATAATTGACGGTGTGGATTATACTTATGTTCCTCCTTACAAGAGACCAGTAAACATGGTTTTTCAGAATTACGCCCTTTTTCCACACATGAATGTTTTTGAAAATGTCGCATTTGGTTTAAGGTATCAAAATCTTGACAGAGATGAAATAAAGAAAAGAGTTTTTGAAATACTTGACCTTGTTCAATTAACAGGGCTTGAAAATAGGAAGCCTTCTGAGCTAAGCGGTGGGCAAAAACAAAGAGTTGCGCTTGCAAGGGCTCTCGTTCTTAAGCCAAAGGTCCTGCTACTTGATGAGCCATTGAACGCACTTGATCCAAAATTGAGAAAAGAAATGCAAATTGAACTTAAAAAACTTCAACACAATGTTGGAATAACATTTATATTTGTGACGCACGATCAGGAAGAAGCACTTTCAATTTCGGATAGAATTGCAGTTATAAATGCGGGGAAAATTGAGCAAGTTGGCACTGGCTATGAGATATTTGAAAGACCCAGAACTGAATTTGTTGCAAACTTTATGGGAGCAAGGAATTTATTTACGGGAATTTTACACAAGCTAAATAAACATGTATTTGAAGTTGAGCTCCCAAATCTTGTGAGATTTAGAATTTCAGGCGGTGAGAGTTTAAAATTAAATAAGAGTGAGTTTAAATTTATCGTAAGACCTGAAAAAATTTTAATAAGAAAAACACCTGTAAAGAATAACTCATTTGTATCTGTGCCAGCGATCGTTGAGTCAAAACTTTATTACGGAGCATCAACAAGCTGGGTTTTGAAGGCAAATGGATTTATGATCTTTGTTGAGGAACAAAACAAAAATGTTAAGTTTAAAAATGAATTTTATCCCGGCGAAGAAGTTTACGCAGTTTGGGAGAAGAGAAACATAGTTTTTCTTGAGCCAGCGTGA